A window of the Streptomyces luomodiensis genome harbors these coding sequences:
- a CDS encoding glutamate-5-semialdehyde dehydrogenase, which translates to MTSAPTSPLTDPWPKSPVLQAAYRARAAAADLAPLPRAAKDDALLAMADALEVRTKEIVEANAADVERAREAGTSEAIIDRLTLTPERVRAIASDVRDVIALPDPVGEVVRGSTLPNGIDLRQVRVPLGVVGIIYEARPNVTVDAAALCLKSGNAVLLRGSSSASHSNAALVKVLRDAVGGAGLPADAVQLVPGESRDSVRELMRARGLVDVLIPRGGASLIRTVVEESTVPVIETGTGNCHVYVDADADLDMAVEILVNSKAQRPSVCNAAETLLVHQDIAARFLPRALDALAEAGVTVHADERVLALAESSKATVVPAVVEDWETEYLSYDIAAAVVDSLEAAVGHIRLWSSGHTEAIVTSSQQAARRFTQLVDSTTVAVNASTRFTDGGQFGFGAEIGISTQKLHARGPMALPELTSTKYIVTGDGHTR; encoded by the coding sequence ATGACCAGCGCACCCACGTCGCCGCTCACCGACCCCTGGCCGAAGTCCCCGGTCCTCCAGGCCGCCTACCGGGCCCGCGCCGCGGCCGCCGATCTCGCCCCGCTGCCGCGCGCCGCCAAGGACGACGCGCTGCTGGCGATGGCCGACGCGCTCGAGGTGCGCACCAAGGAGATCGTCGAGGCCAACGCGGCCGATGTGGAGCGGGCCCGGGAGGCCGGCACCAGCGAGGCCATCATCGACCGGCTGACCCTCACCCCCGAGCGGGTACGGGCCATCGCCTCCGATGTCCGCGATGTCATCGCGCTGCCCGACCCGGTCGGCGAGGTGGTGCGCGGCTCGACCCTGCCCAACGGGATCGACCTGCGCCAGGTGCGGGTTCCGCTCGGTGTCGTCGGGATCATCTACGAGGCCCGGCCGAATGTGACGGTGGACGCCGCCGCGCTCTGCCTGAAGTCGGGCAACGCGGTGCTGCTGCGTGGCTCCTCGTCCGCGTCCCATTCCAACGCCGCGCTGGTGAAGGTCCTGCGCGACGCCGTCGGCGGGGCCGGGCTGCCCGCGGACGCCGTGCAGCTGGTGCCGGGCGAGAGCCGGGACTCGGTGCGCGAGCTGATGCGCGCCCGCGGCCTGGTGGACGTGCTGATCCCGCGCGGCGGCGCGTCCCTCATCCGTACGGTCGTCGAGGAGTCCACGGTCCCGGTCATCGAGACCGGCACCGGCAACTGCCATGTGTACGTGGACGCCGACGCCGACCTCGACATGGCGGTCGAGATCCTGGTGAACTCCAAGGCCCAGCGGCCGAGCGTGTGCAACGCGGCGGAGACGCTGCTGGTGCACCAGGACATCGCCGCGCGCTTCCTGCCCCGCGCGCTGGACGCGCTGGCGGAGGCCGGGGTCACGGTCCACGCCGACGAGCGCGTCCTGGCCCTCGCGGAGAGCTCCAAGGCCACGGTGGTCCCGGCGGTGGTCGAGGACTGGGAGACCGAGTACCTCTCGTACGACATCGCGGCGGCCGTCGTGGACTCCCTGGAGGCCGCGGTGGGCCACATCCGCCTGTGGTCCTCCGGGCACACCGAGGCCATCGTCACGTCGTCCCAGCAGGCCGCCCGCCGCTTCACCCAGCTGGTGGACTCCACCACGGTCGCCGTGAACGCCTCCACGCGGTTCACCGACGGCGGGCAGTTCGGCTTCGGCGCCGAGATCGGCATCTCCACCCAGAAGCTGCACGCCCGGGGACCCATGGCCCTGCCCGAGCTGACCTCGACGAAGTACATCGTCACCGGCGACGGCCACACCCGCTGA
- the proB gene encoding glutamate 5-kinase produces the protein MAAARRIVVKIGSSSLTTAAGGLDADRVDALVDVLIKVLDGGGTGLRGKDGDGKGGANGKEIVLVSSGAIAAGLAPLGLDRRPRDLARQQAAASVGQGLLVARYTASFARYGRRVGQVLLTTDDTSRRAHYRNATRTLDQLLAMGALPIVNENDTVATDEIRFGDNDRLAALVAHLVRADLLVLLSDVDGLYDGDPRTPGASRIDEVRGPGDLQGVSIGSAGRSGVGTGGMVTKVEAARIAAAAGVPVVLTSASRAGDALLGRRTGTFFHRTGRRSANRLLWLAHASAPRGALTLDDGAVRAVVERRTSLLPAGIAAVEGDFTAGDPVELRDTAGHPVARGLVNFDAKEIPQLIGRSTRDLARELGPAYEREVVHRDDLVVLD, from the coding sequence GTGGCCGCCGCCCGCAGGATCGTGGTCAAGATCGGTTCGTCCTCCCTCACCACGGCGGCGGGGGGCCTGGACGCGGACCGCGTGGACGCGCTGGTCGACGTGCTCATCAAGGTGCTCGACGGCGGCGGTACGGGCCTGCGCGGCAAGGATGGCGACGGTAAGGGCGGCGCGAACGGCAAGGAGATAGTCCTGGTCTCCTCCGGCGCCATCGCCGCCGGGCTGGCGCCGCTGGGCCTGGACCGCCGCCCCCGCGACCTCGCCCGCCAGCAGGCCGCCGCGAGCGTCGGACAGGGGCTCCTGGTGGCCCGCTACACCGCCTCCTTCGCGCGCTACGGACGCCGGGTCGGCCAGGTGCTGCTCACCACGGACGACACCAGCCGCCGCGCCCACTACCGCAACGCCACCCGCACCCTGGACCAGCTGCTGGCCATGGGCGCGCTGCCGATCGTCAACGAGAACGACACGGTGGCCACGGACGAGATCCGGTTCGGCGACAACGACCGGCTCGCGGCCCTGGTCGCCCATCTCGTTCGGGCGGATCTGCTGGTGCTGCTCTCCGACGTGGACGGCCTGTACGACGGGGACCCCAGGACCCCCGGTGCCTCCCGGATCGACGAGGTCCGGGGCCCCGGGGACCTGCAGGGCGTCTCCATCGGCAGCGCGGGCCGCTCCGGGGTGGGCACCGGAGGCATGGTGACCAAGGTCGAGGCGGCCCGGATCGCCGCCGCGGCCGGCGTTCCGGTGGTGCTCACCTCCGCCAGCCGAGCCGGTGACGCCCTGCTCGGCCGCCGTACGGGCACGTTCTTCCACCGCACCGGCCGCCGCTCCGCGAACCGGCTGCTGTGGCTCGCCCACGCCTCCGCGCCGCGTGGCGCCCTCACCCTGGACGACGGGGCGGTACGGGCCGTCGTGGAGCGCCGCACCTCGCTGCTGCCGGCCGGGATCGCGGCCGTGGAGGGGGACTTCACCGCCGGTGACCCGGTCGAGCTGAGGGACACCGCGGGCCACCCGGTGGCCCGCGGCCTGGTGAACTTCGACGCCAAGGAGATTCCGCAGCTGATCGGCCGCTCCACCCGGGACCTGGCGCGTGAGCTCGGCCCGGCCTACGAGCGCGAGGTGGTCCACCGCGACGACCTCGTGGTCCTGGACTGA